One Glycine max cultivar Williams 82 chromosome 8, Glycine_max_v4.0, whole genome shotgun sequence genomic window, tatgaaaatttttgcACTGGTTGCAAACCCAACGGTTGCCAGACACCATTAAAATACAACAGCTAGTACATGCATGCTGCAAATGAACCATAATAAAATCTTCCTTCATTGGGGAAATGGTTTCACCAAGCTGGAGAAAGATCAAgaattttataagaaattatcAAACATAAGGAACCTAACAGATAAATATTTGAAAGCAGTAAAGTAAGGAAACAATATTAATGTTTGAAACTTTAGTTATATAGTATGGCATATCCAAAGAACTTAAAAATGACTTGCAAGGGATCTCATTTACCAAGAGAACATAACTATTTGTATTATACATGTTTATTAGTGAATTACTTTGTGCATAAGGAGCAGGTCCTTTGAGGCATTTCCTGAGAGATCTGACTGACCAGACGCTTTTAAAGCCCTTTTTGTTATAGTCTTTTTAGttgttccctttttattttgttttcttccatcTTCCTCTTGGCGAAGCTGATAAATTAAATCCTCTGCAGCCCCAGGCCAGTAGTCACCATCAAAATATGGGAGTCTTGCAGCGGTAACCTTAGCCCTACATTCACCAGTAGATACAAAGAAATGATCGTACAAGTTGGTGAGATCAACCACAACATTCTCCTTGGAAGCTTTTCTTAGCATGGCCAGATACCTGAAGAAACATGTTTACAAATGCTGAAGTTAGAGATAAATAACCTAATCACATTGTACAAGGAAAATAAATAGacaactttttttcattttgtctaTACTGAAGCTATTAGGCTCACCATTCACGTAGCTTATCGGATTTTGGTGTTTTCTGAATTTCTGGATggcaatataaaatataatcttcTCCCTTTAATGGAGGACAGGCCCAGATATAGCAGCTTGTAAAACCACGTTTCTTGCAATATTCAAGGTATCCAatctaaaaagaaataatttgtaTCAAACATAATTTACAGGAAGATAATAACCCAAAACTAGAATATCACTAAGGAAGGGTGCCAAAGCAACATCTTGGTGTCCAAATTTACCAGAATTTCATGGTAAACAAAAGTCCGAAGAGCCTCTCCAGTCACTGCTTTAACCTCGGGCCTAAAATACTTAACAGAATCCAAATATGAAAGATACACGCGGCGCTGATTAGGAAATTGACATTCAGATCCAAATTCTTGAACATACATGCCAAATAGGCAAACTTCCACACCTTCTAtcttttgaaacaacaaaactACCTGGAATAGAAAGCTAAGGGCATCAAATAATATTCATGATTAATGATTCGATTACGATCAGATTGATAAATCAACTTTCTCATCACCTTTGATTTATATGGAAATTCTGTTGGGTAATTCTCTTCCTGAAAAATCTCCAGAAACCGCGGTTTCACTTCTAACTTTTTGTCAACAGATGACACAACTCTTACAACAAGAGCATCAGCCCCAGGAATCTGGCAACACATCCAAGTGAATATGAAATTAGTAATCCATAGAAAACCAGGATATGCTAGCAACGAGTGTAATAATCAATATCCAAGaaacattaaaaaagaaaaaaacacaggtgtctaaaaaaatataaacacaacaacCAAGCCTTATCCACTAAATGAAGTCAGTTACATGGATCGAGCAATAATGTTAACAGACCACAGACCTCTATATCCTTCTTAATGGTTTCGCCATTTTTTCCCATGGTCTCCCTTTACTTCTAACAATAGGGCAATCCTTCATCTAATATACTCTCCTTAGTGGGGCTTCTATAGGTCTTTTCCATAGTCCACACTACTCAAACCAGCTAAGGCaagatattatcatttttttctataaggTGCTACCCCAGCTTTCTCTCTAATGCATTCATTCCCAATCCTTATCCATGCCCACTCATACAACTCAATATTCTCATCTCTGTCATATTCCTCTGCTGTTGACTTTTTACTATCCAAAACTCAGTTTCATATAACGTTGCAAGTCTATAGCCAAGGTAGTCAAAGTCGAGATCTTACATAGATTGGAAAGGGTAAGGAAACATGTAAATTGTGTAATTGTAACACGGTTCATTAGATATGACTATAAAGTTATAAACCTATaaataaatgcatttttttttttaactgcaaagataatttatattaaagtaggaaaagtaccagaggtactacaaGATACATAGGATAATAAAATCCTGTaagaacagagaaaaaaaaacaacccaACAACATACCACAACCCTGCCCTTCACAAAAAGCATTAAATAAAAACTAGAGGCATTGCTGAGGACCAATAATGAAAAGGAACATTGAAATCCCTTTCCCACCCCTTCATCCAAGTCCACATaatgcatataaaataaataagatatataaccttcaaagttcaaattatgactaacatttaaataaacttaaaaagtacataaaaagtaaaatgcaTGATACAACTTATAAGTTACAAACTCCAAAGTTACAAGCTAACAATtctaaataaaacttttaaatttttggacaacacataaaacttaaaataccaaaagaaaataagttgagCAAACCATCAACTCGATCCCTCAAGTATTACCCTCTTTCCTAAATAGTCCTTGAAGTAATGAGATTATGTAAGTAGTCCTAAAGTATTGAATATTCATCAATTTAGTCCATACATTGATATATTTTACTAACACCCAAGGAttaatttgaatgattttttcaaTACTTGGGGGACTATTTAGTATGATTTATAATACTTGAGGGATTccttatataatttgtttactTTAGGGACTATTTAGGAGAGAGAGTAATAATTTATGGATGAAACTGATGGTTTATTCAAACAAGTCACTCAACAACACAACACCAAAACAAGTCAAACCAAAGTGGGATCATCCACAGCACAGCACAGCACAGTATTCAGACAAGTCAAACAGAGGAAATAGAAactcttagaatgtgggtttgagtctaatttaaccccaaaagctagctcatagggtgagggttgcgccccacttatatactctatatTGGCCTTATCTCTAGCCAATGTGAGACTTGGGTTTTTCACAATACATCCCCTCACGCCCAGCGCTTTTGGGCTTGGTGCATGGTATGTGGCTCATTTAATGGATCTAGGATAAACCtctgataccatcttagaatgtgagaTTTtcgcctaactcaaccccaaaagctaactcttagggtgagggttgccctgcacttatatactctatatTGGCCTTATCTCTAGCCAATGTGCGACTTAGTTTTTCCCAATAGAAACAAAACCCAGTTTGAAAACAACAGAACCAGAAGCAATCAAACTGACAAAAAATGCAGAGAGCCATAGAAGATGAATGGAGAAGAACCCAGTTGAACCAAAAGATGGGTGCAAAGGTGAGCAGAAGAAGAGAGTAGAGGTGCAGACAAGTCGAAATGTACAAGGAAAAGAAGGTTCGAGGATTTTTCTAAGCGGGTGGGGCTGTGGGGATGATTCTTGTTTTTCCCCAAAGAAAATGTTCTTCTCCTTGGCACGATGAAGTTGTCTAATTCCACCAATTTTACCCTAAGATCATGTGATCCCACCTATCACACCAAAACTGGTATTGAAAACGGGATCATTGGGCACTTGAAAAAATGTAGAATCATGCAATCCACAATCAAAAATCACAGTTTTGACTATAATGCTTTTTGTCATAGGTAACACTCAAAGCACTCCTCCATTTTATCCACCTACTTGAATCTTACGATTTACATTACCCTCAATTTCTCCATTATATTGCACGATGATCCAAGTCATTTAAACTGTATAACTTGTGGTAAGGTATGGTCTCCAATTTTCACCTTTAAGCTAGCCTGGATACTTCTCTTGCTAAACTTATATTCCATATATCCCATCTTACATTCTTACTTTTACTAAAATGAAAGCCTTGTGCTTCCAAAGCTTATCTCCACATCCCCATCTTCCCATTGATTTCCTCTCTCATATCTCAAACTAGGACTATATCATTTTGAATAAAGTATGCATCTGGCACCGGCTCTTGGATAGAACAATAAATAGATAGATCCAAGAACAAGGTGAAATAATACTGGATTACAGGCAACCCTTGGTATAATCCTACAGTTAAGGCCGACCTTGTGTTCTCACACTAAACATGACCTCCACGTACATATCCTAAAATAATGATGAAAGAACTAAAATAtactaaagaaaataaatgatgaaatgAAAAAGTGAACCAAACCAATACAAGAATCACCTCATCATAACTTTTTCCTTGAAGCCTTGCCCTTTCTAGTCTTTCTTGCTTTAGCCGTTTAAATAATCGCTGTTCTATGTGATCACTAAGAATAGTTCTCGGCAAATCCTTGGCTCCAAGAACAGCACTTTGCGGTAAGGGCTTGCGCTCTCCTCTTTCTACCTCTAGAATATAGCAGTTAGGGCAAGTATATTCAGCTTGTCCACCATCATTTCTTCTACCATTAAATAAGGCACAAATTTGATGTTGCCATGCTTCACACTTATCACATTGAACCCACTGCACACAAAGAATAGATggttaataaaacaaaaaaacttgttaactgAACAACAAAATGACACATGGCACACTTAACATACCCATTCCTCAGTTTCCTcatcattcttcttcttttccaaTCTTGACTTGGCAATGGGAGTCCCATCAACAATGATGTTCTCTGTACGAGCATCATTATAGCAAGGAAGACAAAAATAATGTCGTGTGTCACCAGTGCCCGTGGTATAATACATATTATTGCGTTTAATGCGAACCCCACAAGTTGTGCAATAAATAGGCGGTGGTTCAAAGGTAAGCTTCTCAACAGCACACAATTGACAGGAGTTCTCACTCATTGAATGCTCCATTGCTTGATTCTTCTCTGCTTTTGACTTGCTCTGTGACAAGAAAATGATGTTATGGTAACATGTGGATACCAGATATAATTAGAGAAATACTATGTAGGAAATATGCCACATGAACAATTAAAAACTAGTACAATATAATGCTTATCCAaaccttaaaatttataacacttGGGCTTAGGAAAATAACACAAACTAGGATGTTAAATAGCAAGatgataggaaaagaaaatttaaagtcTACAGTAACAACCATATATTTGGACTAACATCTTTGGCTGAACATTTagatacaaaaaatataatgattgaATTAATCTTTGTGGCTTGTTGTATACACAATGTTATGAAAATGGCATTTTATGAAGTTGAATGCATCATGTAAATCAAGCTTCTAGGCACAAGTTATAAGAAATCACATTTCCACAAAAATGACCAGATGAGATGGATAAAAGATTCAAGTAATGGAATAGACGACAGATGTCTCATCTGGCATTAAAAGATTCAATTAATGGAATATACGATAGGTGTCTCATAtgcataaaaatcaaacatcagTAGACCATAAAAAAGACTCAAGAGACAGACAGCAAAGGGTATCTAAAAGTATGTGATAGTGATTAATCAGGCATAAAAGTTATCCAATAGCATAATAAGCATAGTTCAAATTTTGTCCAGCTGATACATTTGGAGTGGACTTCATGTGGTGAATCAAGGGAATGCAAATGAAGATTGAAGTACTTTCTATTAACTACATTCACAGGCTTTGGTCAGAGAAAGGACGGCATGTTGTTAGAGAAATATGCTTTCTATAATGTTTTTTGGTCTCTTCGGCTAGAACAAAATCCCTACatctacaaagaaaaataattatcccTAGATTCACCTTGGTATGAAATTTTTATCAGTCTCTCCATGTTTCAGCACATGCTTCCTTTCAAGGAATCCTATTAAGAGTTGTAGAGAGAAAGGAGTTCTACTACAATGTTTTTGCTTCATTCtaataattttgcttttataaattactaattaaaatacaaaagttGCCCATTGTTGCGATGCCAAATACATTCTCGTTCTGTCTCATTTGATTTAGTGTTAGACAACATTACAActaaaaattttctttgaacTAGTGACTTTTCCAGTTACTGCTGTCCTTTGACTAAAGGACGTGAAATCAAACCTGAGGTCACTGAAGAATTACATGTGTGTTAACAAATGCTTACATAAAGTCCAAATCATATTTCAACTAACAAAACGAAAGTCAAGTGTATTGATAGGAACAATAGATATGCAAACTATTATCAAGAAGAAACATTATAATAGATTTTAAAGTACAATGGAACAGGTTTACAGTAAACTAGTACAGATAATGCAGTATTATTTAACTAATGAACTAAATTATACTTTTCCAATGAAAAGATGGCACAAGAATACAAAGACTTACCTGGCCAACCCATTGCCTGAGACCAGTGATATGTTCCCTGACTTGCTCTGGAGTAAATAATTCAGTTAATGAGACTCCTTTTATTTTTGGCTTGCCAGATTTGGTTCCAGCTGCATTTTCAGATGCCTGCACAACATTTTCTTGTCTGTCTTGTCCAGTTTCTTTCTCAGTTTTCATATTTTCAGGCCTAGCTAAATTAGGAGGTTCCTCATATTTGACAGGTTCGGCACTAGGCATTTTATAATCTGCATTACTGTTATCCATTTTCATCTCACTGAGTTTTTCATGTACCACATGTGCAGAAGCTTCAGCCTTAACTTCTGTAAGCTCAGATTGGATTGAGATAGACTTCTCAACATTGGGATAAGCTTGGCGTTGAGACTGAGCATCCCTGGAAACAAGAGATTCACAATTTGCAGTAAAAGATGAAGCAGAATGATCATTTTCAGGATTAATAGGCTGGGCACAATGCTCAATCTTTATACGCTTTATAGATGGGTGCAAGTCCTCTGAAGTTTCAACAACTAAGGGAGGCTTCGAGATCAATCTAGGCGATGCACCTACAATATTGTAAGGTTTAGAGGATCCATTCACTGCAGTTGGCAAGCTTGATTCAGCTTCTGGCCGAATCTGAGGCTTGAGTTGAAATGCACGTCGATACTTTCTCACAAAAACACAAACAGGGCAACATGGATCCTTGCAGTTCATAAAATGATGAAGCAACACCCTGGTATGATGGCAACGAGGATATAGACAATGGCGCAGGGTGCATCCCTCTATGTGCTTGCATAACTTCTGTGCACTAGAACAAAACCGTTCTTTGCATCGTCCTTCAGGGGCAGAACAACGTCGAGCATGAAGTAGAAATAAAAGCCACCTCTGTTGATTCCTGTGCGCCTTTTTTATAGCAATTCCACAGTCCAGCTGCTCAGCTGAGCCTCTAGAAAGAACAGCCCGATCAATAATAGATCCATCTGACGATAAATTATTGCATTGAGCTTCATCTTGCCCAGATATTCTTTGATGAAAATCCATGTGGAGATGTTGATCATGTGAAATACTGTCAAGTATGTGGTTACAATCTTGTGATTGAGGCCATTGGTTTAGAATTACAGAtttgttgaaattattttgagaCTCTGCAACCAATTGATGATGGTGCAACATTTGTTGTGAATTTTGAGGTGTTGATGATGATAAATCATGGTGACCAGATGGGAATTGAAGATGTTGAGCACCCCTAGAGCAATCTTCAGATGAGTTCTGCTGGAACTGACTCTGCATCTCAGATATGTGAAACTGTTCAGAGACATGAGAATTGGGCACTTTATGGTGTTCAATTCCAGGTTCAGGCTTCACTCGGTTTTCTATATTGGAAGATAGCTGAGACTGACTGAATGTGTCACTGTTGATCACATGCTGAGGCTGTTGACTTTGCATAGATTGAAATTGCTGCTGCGAATACTGATCTGGCTGTTGCAATTGTTGAGGCCTTTGCTGATACTGCTGTTGAGAATGCAGAAAGCCATCTCTTGAAGTCAATGAAGactgaaaattaaacttttctAGCTGGTTAATTGGTTGGGACTTTATATGAGCAGCCTGCTGCATACCGTGCAAATTCGAGCCACTTATCAACGAGCTAGTTTTGGGCATTGATGGTAATTTAACTGAATTAGTGTTCTGATTGTTCATCATAGACCCAGAGGATGTCGCAGATGCATAAAAGTTTCCAGAAGCAAAATTGTCAACATTATTCATTCCATACCCATCACCTGATAATAGAATTGTTATCCTTTCTGAGACATGTCAATTTCTAAGGCAAAAATACAGAACATGCAATATGCATACAGACACAGATATAACCCAACAAACAACAATATAGCCAAAAAAGTTATGCAGCTTAATACAGGTGCTGGGTAGGAGGTAAAGATCTTAAGCTCATTCCTTGATGACATAAAGAAGAAAGGAGTAAGAAATATTACCCTGCACTACTGGTTTCTGATTTTGATCAAAGTGCTGCTGCAAATGTTTAGGAGAATTAGCATAAGTTGAGGCATAGCTATCAGAAGAAGTGCCAGGTTCATTTGCAAGCTGCATATTGTTTCCAATCATGCCTGACCCACAATTTATAGCACCATTTGAGTTTGTAAATGGCTTCTGTAGTAAACCAGATCTCATTCCACTACCCATTTGGCCGCTAAGGTTCTGCAATATATGACTATTTTGGCCACCAACATGCTGCTTCTGCTGCTGTAGCTGAGACAGGGGTACCATAGTAGACTCTACACTGGAAAAGGCACCACCATTAGTATTATTAGAATCTATATTCATGTGTGAGTGATTACTGCTGACTGTGAATCCAGGAGTGGGAATCATCTGGCTAGCAATTCTCTGCAACCCCATTGATGAAATGCTCCCCCCCGAGGCAACAGAAAAACTGGTAGAAGACTGCTGATAACCATTAGACAAACCTGCAACACATAGACTCTACAATGAaggacaagaaaagaaaaaaaaaaggattggtGAAGAATAATAACACCTATATTACCATCAAATCTATTTAAGGTACTGCCAAGCATACCACCAGCTGGTAGCATGTTTACACTATTGAAAGATGTTGATGCTATGCTATTACACCCACTGGCAGAAATCATTGAGGCATCCATAGAAGATGCAACCATCATGGTTGAATTTGGAACATGTGACATACCAGGGGTTGGTATCATTGTACCAATTGGGGAAGAGTTAACAAGCTGCGGATATTGTTGGTTGTGATTATTCATAGATGCTCGTCGGAGGAAATTAGATAAACGACTCTCCAGTGTATCCAAGTTCATATAATCCTCCTAAATGATAAGTACAAAGCAttgtcaacataaaaataatatttaaattaagaaatgagTTTCAAGGTTCCATTTTATTATTTCCAGAATCAGAAATCTCTAGTGTTTAAAATCAAAGAACAAGATTTAGatccttccaaataatggaaactggaaaagaaaaataactacaAGACCAGAAGAAACCTTAGAGAGAGCAGCTTTTAACATGCCCTCCTCCAAGCGTTTTGCAAGATCCTTAAGCTTCTTTCTCTGTACATCTGTAACTGGCTGCTGTTGTCGTTGCAACAACATATCAAAGCTGGAAGGTAAAACACAAAATATCTATGATGAGAACGAAAAAAACTATTGTAGTTGGAGTTTCTCTTGTGCACACATTATATCTACTATTTTTAAGTCAAAAAACAAGTACAGGTGAGGAAATTGGCACGTAATAGAGACAGAGAGGCAGTAATGTAATTCACTTGATGGCATCTACACTGCAGGGATCCCATAGCAACAACTTGGATAGAATGATATAGCCATAAATTATAAAGTGGAAGATAAAGAAGCACGGTGTGACTCAATGTTGTCAAGCAAGTTGCAAATACAGTTTCACTCACAGCAGGTTCTTAGattcttaataaaattatgaaaattattacattaaattCTTATAGGTTAGCTTAAATATTCAACTAGTCCATGCAAGTGAGCCACAAAGCATAGCACATAAAAgagaattaataataatgatcaagtgtcaaaaaataataatttccttTCACTTCTGTTTTCAGATAACTCCAACTATCAATTTCGTTTATGAACCTATCTATATACTGCCTTTCATAGTTGAGTTTAAGCTAGCATGTTTGTAGTTcgttttaacaaaaatatcagTCTCCACTTCTTATACCTACAGATAAAATTCCTAATAAGAATCAACGAAGACCCAGAAAGAGTGCagttaaacaaatgaaaaaaaaatgcttacatCTTATCATGAATAAAAGTGCGAGCTCTAAGAAAATCCGGATCCATATTAATTGTTGAACGCGGTACACCCCCTAAAGGTGGCATCTGGTGAGGTAGTGCATTCCCATTCAGTTGGGTCAGACCAGACAATTGAGACCCTGCTTGATTAGGTACCTGTCCTGACATCTCCCCCGGAATATGTGCCTGCAGTTTCATCTTCTATATTTTTCACATAACTCAAAAGCGTAGCAGGATTCCACCATCAGCTAGCACTGAATCCGTACCAGACCCCTGTAATCAGGGTACACACCAATAACTTACGTGAATTCAATGCCAAAATCCATTTGAATGTAAATCAACGGACAACAATTTCATTAGTGGCACGAAGGGcatgaaggaaataaaataggaaGAAGCCTATATCATCAAGAGCAAGAAAAGGCAAATGATACTGAATGCAagcaatttttataatttttcctaaATTCAGTCAACAGAAAAAGGGGGTCTACAAAATCACGCTACGCTGATCCCCTTCTGCTAGAAATTGATAACTGaaagattaaatttatattatacaaattCAATCAAACATAAGTACTGCAAGAAACCCTAAGTACCGAATCGAATcaaaatatatacacatatatatatatatatgtgtgtgtgtgttaaggAACACGGAAACCCTAATAGCTTGATGGGTTACCACGAACCTATAACGGTGAACAATCGAGTGCAGACCAAGCACGAATTCGATATCGCAATATGCAATTGGAAAGAAAACCCCCAAATGATCCACGACCACGCCGACGAGTTGCCGTGGAGAAAGAGAAAGGTCGGTGACACCTCTCACCAAGGCACGTGCGGAATTTTGCCACGAATGAATTATAAtaacagaaacaaaaaagaatcgaTAAATAAATACTTCTATGACTATAGAAAACCCATACGAAAGACGGAAACTAAAAACATTTGGTCTACCACAAAACTAGAATGATTTCCGTTACGGAGTTTAGGCTTAATCTTGATTTTAAGaagactttattattttttctgtaATCTCGTTTATGGTTGATttagatatttttctttttgaatctAGCTCACTTAGACGTGTGAGTTGATATAAACTTTTgacattatctttaattttcaccaataaaaaaatatatttttttataaatatccaGTTATTATGTATATAACAAATAGATTTCAATgcaatattgattttattatctaaaatttgcgatattagataattattttaataattagagatatttattatttagtatttaataaaCTAACTTGATATCATGAAAATcgaaaaaacatataatataatatatattatgattatgattaattgataatattaatatatatatatatatatatatttaatccaaaattacaatatattCGAATTAAGTTAAACAGAAATATtcataattcaaattatttcataaatattcaattatttattttttaaatatttaatttaaggttattatcatatatatatatatatatatatatatatatatatattattcaaatttcaattgatAATATAACAATATGCTGTTACCACCACATGataatttaactattatttgcaacaacaaaaaactaattaaaaattatcataaatatttataaaaaaaaaaaaaactacgtgTGATTTTTCACATGACATCACTTTGTTTCACACCACAATATTCATCAATCAGAATTTAAATATCAATGCACATAACTACTTCTAAAAACATTCATAcatcacatatataataaatgaagAGGTATTAAGTAAttccaaaagtaattttaagaaaattagtatTCTTTCTTAT contains:
- the LOC100787114 gene encoding histone acetyltransferase HAC1 isoform X1, with protein sequence MKLQAHIPGEMSGQVPNQAGSQLSGLTQLNGNALPHQMPPLGGVPRSTINMDPDFLRARTFIHDKIFDMLLQRQQQPVTDVQRKKLKDLAKRLEEGMLKAALSKEDYMNLDTLESRLSNFLRRASMNNHNQQYPQLVNSSPIGTMIPTPGMSHVPNSTMMVASSMDASMISASGCNSIASTSFNSVNMLPAGGMLGSTLNRFDGLSNGYQQSSTSFSVASGGSISSMGLQRIASQMIPTPGFTVSSNHSHMNIDSNNTNGGAFSSVESTMVPLSQLQQQKQHVGGQNSHILQNLSGQMGSGMRSGLLQKPFTNSNGAINCGSGMIGNNMQLANEPGTSSDSYASTYANSPKHLQQHFDQNQKPVVQGDGYGMNNVDNFASGNFYASATSSGSMMNNQNTNSVKLPSMPKTSSLISGSNLHGMQQAAHIKSQPINQLEKFNFQSSLTSRDGFLHSQQQYQQRPQQLQQPDQYSQQQFQSMQSQQPQHVINSDTFSQSQLSSNIENRVKPEPGIEHHKVPNSHVSEQFHISEMQSQFQQNSSEDCSRGAQHLQFPSGHHDLSSSTPQNSQQMLHHHQLVAESQNNFNKSVILNQWPQSQDCNHILDSISHDQHLHMDFHQRISGQDEAQCNNLSSDGSIIDRAVLSRGSAEQLDCGIAIKKAHRNQQRWLLFLLHARRCSAPEGRCKERFCSSAQKLCKHIEGCTLRHCLYPRCHHTRVLLHHFMNCKDPCCPVCVFVRKYRRAFQLKPQIRPEAESSLPTAVNGSSKPYNIVGASPRLISKPPLVVETSEDLHPSIKRIKIEHCAQPINPENDHSASSFTANCESLVSRDAQSQRQAYPNVEKSISIQSELTEVKAEASAHVVHEKLSEMKMDNSNADYKMPSAEPVKYEEPPNLARPENMKTEKETGQDRQENVVQASENAAGTKSGKPKIKGVSLTELFTPEQVREHITGLRQWVGQSKSKAEKNQAMEHSMSENSCQLCAVEKLTFEPPPIYCTTCGVRIKRNNMYYTTGTGDTRHYFCLPCYNDARTENIIVDGTPIAKSRLEKKKNDEETEEWWVQCDKCEAWQHQICALFNGRRNDGGQAEYTCPNCYILEVERGERKPLPQSAVLGAKDLPRTILSDHIEQRLFKRLKQERLERARLQGKSYDEIPGADALVVRVVSSVDKKLEVKPRFLEIFQEENYPTEFPYKSKVVLLFQKIEGVEVCLFGMYVQEFGSECQFPNQRRVYLSYLDSVKYFRPEVKAVTGEALRTFVYHEILIGYLEYCKKRGFTSCYIWACPPLKGEDYILYCHPEIQKTPKSDKLREWYLAMLRKASKENVVVDLTNLYDHFFVSTGECRAKVTAARLPYFDGDYWPGAAEDLIYQLRQEEDGRKQNKKGTTKKTITKRALKASGQSDLSGNASKDLLLMHKLGETISPMKEDFIMVHLQHACTSCCILMVSGNRWVCNQCKNFHICDRCYEAELKREERERHPINHREKHTLYPVEITDVPSDTKDKDDILESEFFDTRQAFLSLCQGNHYQYDTLRRAKHSSMMVLYHLHNPTAPAFVTTCNICYLDIETGQGWRCEVCPEYDVCNACYQKDGGIDHPHKLTNHPSMVDRDAQNTEAREVRVVQLRKMLDLLVHASQCRSAHCQYPNCRKVKGLFRHGMHCKTRASGGCVLCKKMWYLLQLHARACKESECHVPRCRDLKEHLRRLQQQSDSRRRAAVMEMMRQRAAEVANNAG
- the LOC100787114 gene encoding histone acetyltransferase HAC1 isoform X2, translated to MKLQAHIPGEMSGQVPNQAGSQLSGLTQLNGNALPHQMPPLGGVPRSTINMDPDFLRARTFIHDKIFDMLLQRQQQPVTDVQRKKLKDLAKRLEEGMLKAALSKEDYMNLDTLESRLSNFLRRASMNNHNQQYPQLVNSSPIGTMIPTPGLSNGYQQSSTSFSVASGGSISSMGLQRIASQMIPTPGFTVSSNHSHMNIDSNNTNGGAFSSVESTMVPLSQLQQQKQHVGGQNSHILQNLSGQMGSGMRSGLLQKPFTNSNGAINCGSGMIGNNMQLANEPGTSSDSYASTYANSPKHLQQHFDQNQKPVVQGDGYGMNNVDNFASGNFYASATSSGSMMNNQNTNSVKLPSMPKTSSLISGSNLHGMQQAAHIKSQPINQLEKFNFQSSLTSRDGFLHSQQQYQQRPQQLQQPDQYSQQQFQSMQSQQPQHVINSDTFSQSQLSSNIENRVKPEPGIEHHKVPNSHVSEQFHISEMQSQFQQNSSEDCSRGAQHLQFPSGHHDLSSSTPQNSQQMLHHHQLVAESQNNFNKSVILNQWPQSQDCNHILDSISHDQHLHMDFHQRISGQDEAQCNNLSSDGSIIDRAVLSRGSAEQLDCGIAIKKAHRNQQRWLLFLLHARRCSAPEGRCKERFCSSAQKLCKHIEGCTLRHCLYPRCHHTRVLLHHFMNCKDPCCPVCVFVRKYRRAFQLKPQIRPEAESSLPTAVNGSSKPYNIVGASPRLISKPPLVVETSEDLHPSIKRIKIEHCAQPINPENDHSASSFTANCESLVSRDAQSQRQAYPNVEKSISIQSELTEVKAEASAHVVHEKLSEMKMDNSNADYKMPSAEPVKYEEPPNLARPENMKTEKETGQDRQENVVQASENAAGTKSGKPKIKGVSLTELFTPEQVREHITGLRQWVGQSKSKAEKNQAMEHSMSENSCQLCAVEKLTFEPPPIYCTTCGVRIKRNNMYYTTGTGDTRHYFCLPCYNDARTENIIVDGTPIAKSRLEKKKNDEETEEWWVQCDKCEAWQHQICALFNGRRNDGGQAEYTCPNCYILEVERGERKPLPQSAVLGAKDLPRTILSDHIEQRLFKRLKQERLERARLQGKSYDEIPGADALVVRVVSSVDKKLEVKPRFLEIFQEENYPTEFPYKSKVVLLFQKIEGVEVCLFGMYVQEFGSECQFPNQRRVYLSYLDSVKYFRPEVKAVTGEALRTFVYHEILIGYLEYCKKRGFTSCYIWACPPLKGEDYILYCHPEIQKTPKSDKLREWYLAMLRKASKENVVVDLTNLYDHFFVSTGECRAKVTAARLPYFDGDYWPGAAEDLIYQLRQEEDGRKQNKKGTTKKTITKRALKASGQSDLSGNASKDLLLMHKLGETISPMKEDFIMVHLQHACTSCCILMVSGNRWVCNQCKNFHICDRCYEAELKREERERHPINHREKHTLYPVEITDVPSDTKDKDDILESEFFDTRQAFLSLCQGNHYQYDTLRRAKHSSMMVLYHLHNPTAPAFVTTCNICYLDIETGQGWRCEVCPEYDVCNACYQKDGGIDHPHKLTNHPSMVDRDAQNTEAREVRVVQLRKMLDLLVHASQCRSAHCQYPNCRKVKGLFRHGMHCKTRASGGCVLCKKMWYLLQLHARACKESECHVPRCRDLKEHLRRLQQQSDSRRRAAVMEMMRQRAAEVANNAG